A portion of the Streptosporangiales bacterium genome contains these proteins:
- the leuB gene encoding 3-isopropylmalate dehydrogenase produces MRYDIAVLGGDGVGPSVVAQAAKVLAAVEERWPHRFVLTEHAVGAAALAADGTSLPAATLDAARASAAVLFGAVGDPALDRSAGEESPTAALLRLRRELRLHTGIRPVALPGELADLASLRVAEDRSPIDLVIVRDLSAGLFHGIPRGRRWSQAGVEEAFDTMSYTTTAIARTACTAFEIARRRRASVVSVDQANVLESSALWREEVTRTAAEYPDVRLEHVLVDNCANELVRRPDRYDVILTDGLFGGILSDEAGAVTGSIGMLASASVGDGPGIFEPVHGSAPRHAGRDEVNPIGTIRALAMLLDLALGLSDAARAVEEAVVRTVAAGHRTYDIAAPGGRVVGTDAMGDAIAAAVARP; encoded by the coding sequence GTGAGGTACGACATCGCCGTGCTCGGTGGCGACGGCGTCGGACCGTCGGTCGTCGCGCAGGCGGCCAAGGTCCTCGCCGCCGTCGAGGAACGGTGGCCGCACCGCTTCGTCCTCACCGAGCACGCGGTCGGGGCGGCGGCGCTGGCGGCCGATGGCACGAGCCTGCCGGCTGCGACGCTCGACGCGGCGCGCGCGTCCGCGGCGGTCCTGTTCGGTGCGGTCGGCGACCCGGCACTCGACCGGTCGGCGGGGGAGGAGAGCCCGACCGCGGCGTTGCTCAGGCTCCGGCGCGAACTGCGTCTCCACACCGGGATCCGGCCGGTGGCGTTGCCCGGCGAGCTGGCCGACCTGGCGTCGCTGCGGGTGGCGGAGGACAGGTCACCGATCGACCTCGTCATCGTCCGTGACCTGTCGGCCGGTCTCTTCCACGGCATCCCCCGCGGGCGGCGGTGGTCGCAGGCGGGCGTCGAGGAGGCGTTCGACACCATGAGCTACACGACGACGGCGATCGCGCGCACGGCATGCACCGCGTTCGAGATCGCGCGGCGGCGACGGGCGTCCGTCGTCTCCGTCGACCAGGCCAACGTGCTCGAGAGCTCGGCCCTGTGGCGCGAGGAGGTCACGAGGACCGCGGCGGAGTACCCGGACGTGCGCCTCGAGCACGTCCTCGTCGACAACTGCGCGAACGAGCTCGTCCGCCGGCCGGACCGTTACGACGTCATCCTCACCGACGGGCTCTTCGGCGGGATCCTGAGCGACGAGGCGGGCGCGGTCACGGGGTCGATCGGCATGCTCGCCTCGGCCAGCGTCGGCGACGGCCCGGGCATCTTCGAGCCCGTGCACGGCTCGGCGCCCCGGCACGCCGGCCGGGACGAGGTCAACCCGATCGGGACGATCCGCGCGCTGGCGATGCTCCTCGACCTGGCGCTGGGGCTGAGTGACGCGGCGCGGGCCGTGGAGGAGGCGGTCGTGCGTACCGTTGCCGCGGGCCACCGCACGTACGACATCGCGGCTCCCGGCGGCCGCGTCGTCGGCACCGACGCCATGGGCGACGCGATCGCGGCAGCCGTCGCCCGTCCCTGA
- a CDS encoding epoxyalkane--coenzyme M transferase, with amino-acid sequence MQRSTDRILTTHTGSLPRPDELEEAMLETLAGRKHSDPDRVAVLVREATAGVVRKQADAGIDIVNDGEYGKPSYSTYVTDRLNGFGGESDPLVISDFTDYPGSERSLASDPAYTQMARPACVEPVTRRDDADAAAQTDIALLKSALEGVDVTGAFMTAVSPATISMFMQNKYYPDVESYLSALADAMRPEYQAIIDAGFDLQIDAPDLGCGHVLYAGADHDELKRNLALHIEILNAALDGLPSDRMRMHVCWGNYEGPHHYDIEFKEIVDIVLRARLDGLVVEGANPRHEHEWQVWEDVPLPDGKLLMPGVIDSTNNYIEHPELIAQRLVRYAKVVGRENVLGASDCGFATMVGMRGTAPSVAWGKLESLSAGARLATEQLW; translated from the coding sequence GTGCAGCGCAGCACCGATCGAATCCTCACGACCCACACCGGCAGCCTGCCTCGGCCCGACGAGCTCGAGGAGGCGATGCTCGAGACGCTCGCCGGCAGGAAGCACAGCGATCCCGACCGGGTCGCGGTCCTCGTGCGCGAGGCCACCGCGGGGGTGGTGCGGAAGCAGGCGGACGCCGGCATCGACATCGTGAACGACGGTGAGTACGGCAAGCCGTCGTACTCGACCTACGTGACCGACCGTTTGAACGGCTTCGGCGGCGAGTCCGACCCGCTCGTCATCTCCGACTTCACCGACTACCCGGGTTCCGAGCGGAGCCTCGCGAGCGATCCCGCGTACACGCAGATGGCGCGACCCGCATGCGTCGAGCCGGTCACCCGCAGGGACGACGCAGACGCGGCCGCGCAGACCGACATCGCACTGCTCAAGAGCGCACTCGAGGGCGTCGACGTGACAGGTGCGTTCATGACCGCGGTGTCACCCGCGACGATCAGCATGTTCATGCAGAACAAGTACTACCCCGACGTCGAGTCGTACCTCTCCGCGCTGGCCGACGCGATGAGGCCCGAGTACCAGGCCATCATCGACGCCGGCTTCGACCTCCAGATCGACGCGCCCGATCTCGGCTGCGGACACGTCCTCTACGCCGGAGCCGACCACGACGAGCTCAAGCGCAACCTCGCGCTGCACATCGAGATCCTCAACGCCGCGCTCGACGGCCTGCCATCGGACCGGATGCGTATGCACGTGTGCTGGGGCAACTACGAGGGGCCGCATCACTACGACATCGAGTTCAAGGAGATCGTCGACATCGTGCTGCGCGCCCGACTCGACGGCCTCGTCGTCGAGGGTGCCAACCCGCGGCACGAGCACGAGTGGCAGGTCTGGGAGGACGTACCGCTGCCGGACGGCAAGCTGCTCATGCCGGGCGTCATCGACTCGACCAACAACTACATCGAGCATCCGGAGCTGATCGCGCAGCGCCTGGTGCGGTACGCGAAGGTGGTCGGGCGGGAGAACGTCCTCGGCGCGAGTGAC